CGCCTCCTTCTTGGCGTCGGCGGTGCCCGCCGAGCCGGAGATGATCGCGCCGGCGTGCCCCATGGTCTTGCCGGGGGGCGCGGTGAAGCCGGCGATGTAGCCGACCACCGGCTTGGTCACGTTGGCCTTGATGAACTCGGCGGCCCGCTCCTCGGCGTCGCCGCCGATCTCACCGATCATCACGATGGCGTCGGTCTCCGGGTCGGCCTCGAAGGCCGCCAAAGCGTCGATGTGGGTGGTCCCGATGATCGGGTCACCGCCGATGCCGACGCAGGTGGAGAAGCCGATGTCCCGCAGCTCGTACATCATCTGGTAGGTGAGCGTGCCGCTCTTGCTGACCAGGCCGATGCGGCCGGCCGGCGTGATGTCGGCCGGGATGATGCCGGCGTTGGAGGCGCCCGGCGAGGCGATGCCGGGGCAGTTCGGACCGATGATCCGGGTCTGCTCGCCCTTGGCGACGTTGTACGCCCAGAAGGCGGCGGTGTCGTGCACCGGCACCCCCTCGGTGATCACCACGGCCAGGTCGATGCCGGCGTCGATCGCCTCGACCACCGCGGCCTTGGTGAACTGCGGCGGCACGAAGATGACCGTGACGTCGGCCCCGGTCTCCTTCATCGCGTCCGTGACGGAGGCGAAGACCGGCAGCTCGGTGCCGTCGAAGTCGACCGTGGTGCCGGCCTTGCGCGGGTTGACGCCGCCGACGACGGTGGTGCCCGCGGCGAGCATCCGCCGGGTGTGCTTGGAACCCTCGGAACCGGTCATCCCCTGGACGATGACCTTCGAGTCCTTGGTCAGCCAGATAGCCATTGTCAGACCCCCGCAGCTGCCAGCTCGGCGGCCCGCTCGGCCGCGCCGTCCATGGTGTCGACCCGCTGGATCAGCGGGTTGTTCGCGTCGTCGAGGATCGCCCGACCGGCCTCGGCGTTGTTGCCGTCGAGGCGGACCACGAGCGGCTTGGTCGCCTTCTCGCCGCGCTGCTCCAGCAGGGCCAGCGCCTGCACGATGCCGTTGGCCACCGCGTCGCACGCGGTGATGCCGCCGAAGACGTTGACGAAGACGCTCTTCACGGCGGGGTCGGAGAGCACGATCTCCAGGCCGTTGGCCATCACCTCGGCGCTCGCGCCACCGCCGATGTCGAGGAAGTTGGCCGGCTTGACGTTGCCGTGCCGCTCTCCGGCGTACGCGACCACGTCGAGCGTGGACATGACCAGCCCGGCGCCGTTGCCGATGATGCCGACCTCACCGTCGAGCTTGACGTAGTTGAGGTGCTTCTCCTTGGCGGCCTGCTCCAGCGGGTCCACCGCGGCCTGGTCGACCAGGGCCTCGTGGTCCGGGTGCCGGAAGGCGGCGTTCTCGTCCAGGGTGATCTTGGCGTCCAGCAGCAGCAGCTTGCCGTCCTTGGTGGTGGCCAGCGGGTTGACCTCGACCAGCGTGGCGTCCTCGGCGACGAAGGCCTTCCACAGCCCCACCGCGACCTCGACGACCTGGTCGGCGACCTCGGCCGGGAAGCCGGCGGCGGTGACGATCTCGCGCGCCTTGGCCTCGTCCACGCCCTTGACGGCGTCGATCGGGGCCTTCACCACCTTGTCCGGGGTGTCGGCCGCGACCTGCTCGATGTCCATCCCGCCGGCGACGCTGGCGATGCACAGGAAGGTGCGGTTCGCCCGGTCGAGCAGGTACGAGAAGTAGTACTCCTCGGCCACGTCCGCGGTCACGGTGATCATGACCTTGTGGACCGTGTGGCCCTTGATGTCCATGCCGAGGATGTCGGTGGACCGGTCCACCGTCTCCTGGGCGCCCTCGGCCAGCTTCACGCCGCCGGCCTTACCCCGGCCGCCGACCTTCACCTGCGCCTTGACGACCACGCGACCGCCGAGGCGTTCGGCGATCGCGTGGGCCTCTTCGGGGGTCGTGGCTACGCCGCCGGCGAGCACGGGCAACCCGTGCCGCTCGAACAGGTCCCGCCCCTGGTACTCGTACAGGTCCACGATTGCGCGTCCCGTCCCGTCTCCGCGGCGCGCCGTCGCGCCGCCACCAGCGTTGT
Above is a window of Micromonospora yangpuensis DNA encoding:
- the sucD gene encoding succinate--CoA ligase subunit alpha is translated as MAIWLTKDSKVIVQGMTGSEGSKHTRRMLAAGTTVVGGVNPRKAGTTVDFDGTELPVFASVTDAMKETGADVTVIFVPPQFTKAAVVEAIDAGIDLAVVITEGVPVHDTAAFWAYNVAKGEQTRIIGPNCPGIASPGASNAGIIPADITPAGRIGLVSKSGTLTYQMMYELRDIGFSTCVGIGGDPIIGTTHIDALAAFEADPETDAIVMIGEIGGDAEERAAEFIKANVTKPVVGYIAGFTAPPGKTMGHAGAIISGSAGTADAKKEALEAVGVKVGKTPTETAKLMREIMSAR
- the sucC gene encoding ADP-forming succinate--CoA ligase subunit beta, producing the protein MDLYEYQGRDLFERHGLPVLAGGVATTPEEAHAIAERLGGRVVVKAQVKVGGRGKAGGVKLAEGAQETVDRSTDILGMDIKGHTVHKVMITVTADVAEEYYFSYLLDRANRTFLCIASVAGGMDIEQVAADTPDKVVKAPIDAVKGVDEAKAREIVTAAGFPAEVADQVVEVAVGLWKAFVAEDATLVEVNPLATTKDGKLLLLDAKITLDENAAFRHPDHEALVDQAAVDPLEQAAKEKHLNYVKLDGEVGIIGNGAGLVMSTLDVVAYAGERHGNVKPANFLDIGGGASAEVMANGLEIVLSDPAVKSVFVNVFGGITACDAVANGIVQALALLEQRGEKATKPLVVRLDGNNAEAGRAILDDANNPLIQRVDTMDGAAERAAELAAAGV